In the Enterococcus gilvus ATCC BAA-350 genome, ATTAGAAGATATGCATCGTAATGAAACGAACTAAAAATATTTTGTTCAATTTCTAACCCTGGTTCAACAACTGGAAGGGAAACGATGCCGAGTTCTATTTCTTCATTCACTACTTTTTCTTGTATTTTGATAGATCCAGCCTCTTCTATACTGATTGAAAAACTTGGATAGACATTTTTAAATTCTTGTATCAGAGGCATTATTGAAGGAAAAATGATTGCATTTGAACCAATAACAAGTTCTTTACTACTAGTATTATTTGATCCTTCAATTGAGTTAATTAGAGAATCAAATGAATGGATGATTTCCAATCCTCCTTTGTACAACTCAATACCTGAAGTTGTAGGAAATACTTTATTTCCAACTTGGTAGAGTAATTTTGTTCCTAATTCACTCTGAAGTTTTCCCATATTCCACGATAAGGTGGGCTGTGTAATGAACAAGTTTTTTGCTGCGTTCGAGTAGTTTTGTGAATTGACTATCTCAATAAAGTAACGCAATTGACGAAGTTCCATACTATTCATTCCCTTATAGATTTTTTCTATCAAGATATAAATTGAATCAATTTCAAATTTTATATGTATACAACTATACTTAGGTCGAAAGGGGAACATCACGACTTATAACTATCTTCGAAGTATAGCAAATATTTTCTGCTATATGAAGTGAATAAATTTTTGTAAAAACTAATTTATAAATTTTTACTCCATCATGTGATATTTTGATCAAAATATCGTAACTTTTTGAAGATATAATAAGTTCCAAAAATTTTTCTTAGTTATTATTGAATAAACTCGAAGAACATGAAAGGAAGTTTAAAAATGGAACATTTGAGA is a window encoding:
- a CDS encoding LysR family transcriptional regulator, yielding MELRQLRYFIEIVNSQNYSNAAKNLFITQPTLSWNMGKLQSELGTKLLYQVGNKVFPTTSGIELYKGGLEIIHSFDSLINSIEGSNNTSSKELVIGSNAIIFPSIMPLIQEFKNVYPSFSISIEEAGSIKIQEKVVNEEIELGIVSLPVVEPGLEIEQNIFSSFHYDAYLLMRANHRLAHSKTIDIKELKSEIFCSMNKDYVLWHMLKEKARENGFQPEIRLESNNHDVLVEHIIKYNSIAILPVQLKKTIAKEDKLVWIPIKNSLKPFNIVVIYKRNKPLSPIAASCLEIITDYKFSN